Proteins from a single region of Drosophila biarmipes strain raj3 chromosome 3R, RU_DBia_V1.1, whole genome shotgun sequence:
- the LOC108025319 gene encoding uncharacterized protein LOC108025319: protein MRALIVLTLVAAASAGSLSGYNYGQGAATSIGGGGGSISPALSGPVSYNAAPQAGVTKEFYSFYANDADFEDREGLQRALATIKKNVRVIFIKSPENRGYENAVLALAKQAAQQQTAIYVLHKQTDINELAQKFNAVRQSANKKPEVHFVKYRTPEDAANAQKAIQSQYDQLGGSSQSINGGVANAINFASQGAAPAKSAHLQVPQSNYLPASILNRLRH from the coding sequence ATGCGAGCTCTTATTGTTCTAACCCTTGTGGCGGCCGCAAGTGCCGGAAGTTTGTCCGGATACAATTACGGACAGGGGGCAGCGACCAGTATTGGAGGCGGTGGTGGTTCCATCAGTCCTGCCCTCTCGGGACCCGTGAGCTATAATGCCGCTCCCCAGGCTGGGGTCACCAAGGAGTTCTATAGCTTCTATGCCAACGATGCCGACTTCGAGGATCGCGAGGGCCTGCAGAGGGCGTTGGCCACCATCAAGAAGAACGTCCGTGTGATCTTCATCAAGTCGCCGGAGAACCGTGGCTACGAGAACGCCGTTCTGGCCCTGGCCAAGCAGGCTGCCCAGCAGCAGACGGCCATCTATGTGCTCCACAAGCAGACCGACATCAACGAGCTGGCCCAGAAGTTCAATGCCGTGCGCCAGAGCGCCAACAAGAAGCCCGAGGTGCACTTCGTCAAGTACAGGACTCCCGAGGATGCGGCCAATGCCCAGAAGGCCATCCAGTCGCAGTACGATCAGCTGGGCGGCTCCAGCCAGTCCATCAATGGCGGAGTGGCCAACGCCATCAACTTCGCCTCCCAAGGAGCAGCTCCTGCGAAGAGCGCCCATCTACAGGTGCCCCAGAGCAACTACCTGCCCGCCTCCATCCTCAACCGCCTCCGTCACTAG
- the LOC108025314 gene encoding keratin, type I cytoskeletal 10 yields MRAFIVMCLVAVACADKLGYNYQPVGHSSSGLSFAPGSGSIGGGSIGGGSIGGGSIGGGSIGGGSIGGGSIGSIGGGSIGSIGGGSIGGGSIGGSLGGGSLGGSIASGAGLGGLGGLGGIGSIGGGEALSAPVSYNAPAPAAELEKEFFTFTANEQDFDEPQQLEKVSSALNKALRVVFIKGPENRGLENAALALAKQAAQQETAIYVLNKQADIGDLANKLNAIRSNNNNKPEVHFVKYRTPEDAANAQRAIQSQYDQLGGSSQAHNGGVAPVLNFASAGPVRQAAAQSPDNSYLPSSVFRRV; encoded by the exons ATGCGTGCTTTCATT GTTATGTGCTTGGTGGCAGTCGCCTGCGCCGATAAGCTGGGCTACAACTACCAGCCCGTGGGCCACTCCAGCTCCGGACTGTCCTTTGCTCCAGGAAGTGGCAGCATTGGAGGAGGATCCATTGGAGGAGGATCCATTGGAGGAGGCTCCATTGGAGGTGGCTCCATTGGAGGAGGTTCCATCGGAGGCGGCTCCATTGGCAGCATTGGAGGAGGATCCATTGGCAGCATTGGAGGCGGCAGCATTGGAGGCGGTAGCATTGGAGGCTCTCTGGGAGGCGGCTCCCTGGGAGGCAGCATTGCCAGCGGAGCTGGTCTGGGCGGTCTTGGCGGTCTTGGCGGCATTGGCAGCATCGGTGGCGGTGAAGCCCTCAGCGCCCCCGTCTCCTACAACGCCCCTGCCCCCGCCGCCGAGCTGGAGAAGGAGTTCTTCACCTTCACCGCCAACGAGCAGGACTTCGATGAGCCCCAGCAGCTGGAGAAGGTCTCCTCCGCCCTGAACAAGGCCCTGCGCGTGGTCTTCATCAAGGGACCCGAGAACCGTGGCCTGGAGAACGCCGCCCTGGCCCTGGCCAAGCAGGCTGCCCAGCAGGAGACCGCCATCTACGTCCTGAACAAGCAGGCCGACATCGGAGACCTGGCCAACAAGCTGAACGCCAtccgcagcaacaacaacaacaagcccGAGGTGCACTTTGTCAAGTACAGGACTCCCGAGGACGCCGCCAACGCCCAGCGCGCCATCCAGTCGCAGTACGACCAGCTGGGAGGCTCCAGCCAGGCCCACAACGGCGGTGTCGCCCCCGTCCTGAACTTCGCCTCCGCCGGCCCAGTGCGTCAGGCCGCCGCCCAGAGCCCCGACAACTCCTACCTGCCCTCTTCGGTCTTCCGTCGCGTCTAG